The Hevea brasiliensis isolate MT/VB/25A 57/8 chromosome 1, ASM3005281v1, whole genome shotgun sequence genome has a window encoding:
- the LOC131183340 gene encoding uncharacterized protein LOC131183340, which translates to MDILNVLDLSSTGIRELPMEISKLNSLQYLNLSKTLIRQLPVELKMLVNLKYLNLENNIDINMIPRGVISSLSSLQVLEMYNIANTKNLGFIYIVGRSDIGELDVDVVMEEMETHDDADEIENEQTEEPKIEEPEDLSLEHSHVEEHILEQEVEKNAQAKLEEEKLQNKEDHSMKTSTKIE; encoded by the exons ATGGATATACTAAATGTTCTAGACCTCTCAAGCACTGGAATAAGGGAATTGCCGatggaaatatcaaaattgaaCTCATTGCAATATCTTAATCTGTCAAAGACATTGATAAGGCAATTGCCAGTTGAGTTGAAAATGTTGGTAAATCTGAAATATCTGAACTTGGAGAATAACATCGATATAAATATGATTCCAAGGGGAGTCATATCTAGTTTATCATCATTGCAAGTTTTGGAAATGTACAACATTG CAAATACGAAGAATCTAGGATTTATATATATAGTTGGTCGAAGTGATATAGGAGAGCTGGATGTTGATGTTGTCATGGAAGAGATGGAAACACATGATGATGCAG atgaaattgaaaatgagcaAACTGAAGAACCTAAGATCGAAGAACCTGAAGATTTGAGTCTTGAGCATTCACATGTTGAAGAACATATTCTAGAGCAAGAAGTTGAAAAAAATGCACAAGCAAAACTTGAGGAGGAAAAATTGCAGAACAAAGAAGATCACTCTATGAAAACTTCAACAAAGATTGAATAA
- the LOC131183342 gene encoding probable disease resistance protein At1g15890 gives MGNVFSIQCSDALIGLCWDCIAGQALYVCQLEDNLQELETARDKLRELRNDVMRMVVSEETPQTVQLDRVGGWLSRADATITEVNILLSRAPQDRQKLCLAGCCSKNCEFKEVVIRAPAVQLQAVLEALKTARQELWASKEDVKRKVDLEEGQQRKALQQVRLWVSMVEAMITEAEELERDGPRQVHKLLGGDISNYMFVGRVVKKLEDVIALKAKGDFKEVVERTLPEPVTRHGASSREMRWELLAYTVWGESVNYSPYSINNRYATISNNFDVVIWAVASKDLKLETIQEQIWGKIGISDEKWKKKSFREKADDIFHVLSRKKFVLLLDDIWQRVDLEEIGVPFPTRQNRCKIVFTTRSYKVGSQMKSEKIIEVKPLDWEEAWALFQKKVGDIDLDIVPLAQDVAKECRGLPIALITIGRAMASRITREEWKHALKALRSSASRLLVMEDEVFQDMEVEVFVRLKFNYDSLSSDKVKSCFLYCSLFPKDFEIPKRELLDYWICENYGDCNESYSIIGSLVGACLLEEQG, from the exons ATGGGTAACGTCTTTTCAATTCAATGCAGTGATGCCTTGATCGGTCTTTGCTGGGATTGCATTGCTGGACAAGCTCTTTATGTATGTCAGCTTGAAGACAATCTTCAAGAACTTGAGACTGCAAGAGATAAATTAAGAGAGTTGAGGAACGATGTCATGCGGATGGTCGTCAGTGAGGAAACGCCACAAACAGTGCAGCTGGATCGAGTTGGAGGATGGCTTTCAAGGGCGGATGCTACCATTACTGAAGTTAATATACTCCTCAGCAGAGCTCCACAAGACAGACAAAAATTGTGTCTCGCAGGCTGTTGCTCCAAGAACT GTGAATTCAAAGAAGTGGTTATCAGGGCCCCTGCTGTCCAACTTCAAGCTGTTCTCGAAGCTTTGAAGACTGCAAGACAAGAATTATGGGCTTCAAAGGAGGATGTGAAGCGGAAGGTTGACTTAGAAGAAGGACAACAAAGGAAGGCGCTGCAACAAGTTCGATTGTGGGTTTCGATGGTGGAAGCGATGATAACCGAAGCAGAGGAGCTCGAAAGAGATGGTCCACGACAAGTTCACAAATTGCTAGGTGGAGATATTTCCAATTACATGTTCGTGGGAAGGGTCGTCAAAAAATTAGAAGATGTGATTGCGTTAAAAGCCAAAGGAGATTTTAAGGAAGTGGTTGAGAGGACACTTCCAGAACCAGTG ACGAGGCATGGAGCTTCATCACGGGAGATGAGGTGGGAATTGTTGGCATATACGGTATGGGGGGAGTCGGTAAACTACTCTCCTTACTCAATCAACAACAGATATGCCACTATATCTAATAATTTTGATGTTGTGATTTGGGCTGTGGCTTCTAAAGATTTGAAACTCGAGACGATTCAAGAGCAGATTTGGGGAAAAATTGGCATTTCTGATgagaaatggaaaaagaaaagcttCCGTGAGAAAGCGGATGACATATTCCATGTACTGAGTAGAAAGAAATTTGTATTATTGTTAGATGACATATGGCAGCGTGTTGACCTTGAAGAAATTGGGGTTCCTTTTCCTACAAGACAAAACAGATGCAAGATAGTATTCACAACACGCTCTTACAAAGTAGGCAGCCAAATGAAATCTGAAAAGATTATAGAAGTGAAACCTTTGGATTGGGAAGAAGCTTGGGCATTGTTTCAAAAGAAGGTTGGGGATATTGATCTTGATATTGTTCCTCTGGCTCAAGATGTTGCCAAAGAGTGTAGAGGATTGCCAATCGCTCTCATTACCATTGGTAGAGCCATGGCCAGTAGAATTACAAGGGAAGAATGGAAGCATGCTCTTAAGGCACTAAGAAGTTCTGCCTCACGCCTACTAGTAATGGAGGATGAGGTATTTCAAGATATGGAGGTTGAGGTATTTGTACGATTGAAATTTAATTATGATAGTCTGAGTAGTGATAAAGTTAAATCTTGTTTCTTATATTGTTCCTTGTTTCCGAAAGACTTTGAAATTCCCAAACGTGAATTGCTAGATTATTGGATTTGTGAGAATTATGGTGATTGCAATGAATCATATTCTATAATCGGTTCACTTGTTGGGGCATGTTTATTGGAAGAGCAAGGCTAA
- the LOC131183345 gene encoding probable disease resistance protein At5g63020 codes for MRRVNSEETPQTVQLDRVGGWLSRVDATITEVNSLLNRATRERQKLCLAGCCSKNCKSTYMFGKSVSRSLKHVVGLMSEGDFKEVVERTLPEPVVVGNVNPTLGTETTLDEAWSYITGDEVRIVGIYGMGGVGKTTLLTKINNRFVTISNNFDVVISAVVSKDLKPEKIQEQIWKRIGFLDEKWEKKSLHEKAKDIFHVLSRKKFVLLLDDIWRRVDLEEIGVPLPTRQNRCKIVFTTRSCRVGGQMEAEKMIKVEPLAWEEAWALFQKKVGDIDFDIVPLAQDVAKECSGLPIALITIGRAMASKITKEEWEHALEVLRSPASSLLCMEDDVFQYMEVDVFVRLKFSYDGLLSDKVKFCFLYCSLFPEDFEIEKDDLVHYWIYENFCARNEAYSMIGTLVGACLLEEKGRHVKMHDVIRDMALLIACKYEKEKHKFFVEAGAQLTRVPEVGKWEVSKRMSLMANSFERIHEVPRCPDLLTLFLSDNHNLSEISDGFFQFMGTLTVLDLSSTNIKKLPVGISKLNSLQYLNLSWTLISQLPIELKMLVNLKYLNLVGNFELNMIPRGVISSLSSLQVLKMYNVGFICVEKLEDNILREENMLIEELQCLEHLNELSSTIRSVSDLQSYVNTHTLVNCTRALWLNLFPSPQSLNIWWLANMKNLEDMVIIGGSNSEELGVNVVMEEIEAHDAGGGLGNSMISRKTYFNSLHTLTLGGSLRLRDLTWVILAPNLTCLNVQVNEHIEEIIIVEKLDDVQVGDENFNPFFKLQVLRLHVLPQLKSIYPKALSFPSLEKIEVNECPQLKKLPLNSSSANGGKVEIKAEEQWWKHVEWEDDSTKTTFLPCFVHSRSLW; via the coding sequence ATGCGGAGGGTCAACAGTGAGGAAACTCCACAAACAGTGCAGCTGGATCGAGTTGGAGGATGGCTTTCAAGGGTAGACGCTACCATTACTGAAGTTAATTCTCTCCTCAACAGAGCTACGCGAGAAAGACAGAAATTGTGTCTCGCAGGCTGTTGCTCCAAGAACTGTAAGTCCACCTACATGTTTGGGAAAAGCGTTTCCAGAAGCCTCAAACATGTGGTTGGTTTGATGAGCGAAGGAGATTTTAAGGAAGTGGTTGAGAGGACACTTCCAGAACCAGTGGTAGTAGGAAATGTTAATCCAACATTGGGCACTGAAACTACCTTAGACGAGGCATGGAGCTACATCACGGGAGATGAGGTGAGAATTGTTGGCATATACGGTATGGGGGGAGTCGGTAAAACTACTCTTCTTACTAAAATCAACAACAGATTTGTCACTATATCTAATAATTTTGATGTTGTGATTTCGGCTGTGGTTTCTAAAGATTTGAAACCTGAGAAGATTCAAGAGCAGATTTGGAAAAGAATTGGCTTTTTGGATgagaaatgggaaaagaaaagccTCCATGAGAAAGCGAAAGACATATTTCATGTACTGAGTAGAAAGAAATTTGTATTATTATTAGATGACATATGGCGGCGAGTTGACCTTGAAGAGATTGGGGTTCCTCTACCTACTAGACAAAACAGATGCAAGATAGTATTCACAACACGCTCTTGCAGAGTAGGCGGGCAAATGGAAGCTGAAAAGATGATAAAAGTAGAACCTTTGGCTTGGGAAGAAGCTTGGGCGTTGTTTCAGAAGAAGGTTGGGGATATTGATTTTGATATTGTTCCTCTGGCTCAAGATGTTGCTAAAGAGTGTAGTGGGTTGCCAATCGCACTCATTACCATTGGCAGAGCAATGGCCAGTAAAATTACAAAGGAAGAATGGGAGCATGCTCTTGAGGTACTTAGAAGCCCTGCCTCAAGCTTACTGTGCATGGAGGATGATGTATTTCAATACATGGAGGTTGATGTATTTGTAAGATTGAAGTTTAGTTATGATGGTTTGCTTAGTGATAAAGTTAAATTTTGTTTCTTATATTGTTCCTTATTTCCGGAAGACTTTGAAATTGAGAAAGATGACTTGGTACATTATTGGATTTATGAGAATTTTTGTGCTCGCAATGAGGCATATTCTATGATTGGCACTCTTGTTGGGGCATGTTTATTGGAAGAGAAAGGCCGACATGTGAAAATGCATGATGTGATTCGTGATATGGCTCTGTTGATAGCATGtaaatatgaaaaagaaaaacataagtttTTTGTGGAAGCGGGTGCCCAATTAACTCGAGTACCAGAGGTTGGAAAATGGGAAGTATCAAAGCGGATGTCCTTGATGGCAAACTCCTTCGAGAGAATCCATGAAGTTCCTAGATGTCCTGATCTTTTGACTTTATTTCTCAGCGATAATCATAATTTGAGTGAGATCAGTGATGGTTTCTTTCAGTTTATGGGTACACTAACCGTTTTAGACCTATCAAGTACTAATATCAAAAAATTGCCGGTAGGAATATCAAAATTGAACTCATTGCAATATCTTAATCTGTCATGGACGTTGATAAGTCAATTGCCAATTGAGTTGAAAATGTTGGTAAATCTGAAATATCTGAACTTGGTGGGTAATTTCGAGCTAAATATGATTCCAAGGGGAGTCATATCCAGTTTATCATCATTGCAAGTTTTGAAAATGTACAACGTTGGTTTTATTTGCGTCGAAAAATTGGAAGATAATATATTGAGGGAAGAGAACATGCTAATAGAGGAGCTACAATGTTTGGAACACTTGAATGAATTAAGCAGTACAATAAGAAGTGTCTCAGACCTCCAGAGTTATGTCAACACCCACACATTAGTCAACTGTACTCGAGCTCTATGGCTTAATTTGTTTCCAAGTCCACAATCTCTCAACATTTGGTGGTTGGCAAATATGAAGAATCTAGAAGATATGGTTATAATTGGTGGAAGTAATTCAGAAGAGTTGGGTGTCAATGTTGTAATGGAAGAGATAGAAGCACATGATGCAGGTGGAGGTCTAGGCAACTCAATGATCTCAAGGAAGACATACTTTAATAGCCTTCATACATTGACTTTAGGGGGAAGCCTCAGATTGAGGGATCTGACATGGGTTATTCTAGCTCCAAATTTGACGTGTTTGAATGTGCAAGTGAACGAGCATATAGAAGAGATAATAATTGTTGAAAAGTTAGATGATGTTCAAGTTGGGGATGAAAATTTTAACCCATTTTTTAAACTCCAAGTGCTCAGGTTGCATGTTTTACCACAACTGAAAAGCATATATCCCAAAGCCTTGTCCTTTCCCTCTCTAGAAAAAATCGAAGTAAATGAATGCCCACAGCTTAAGAAGCTGCCATTAAACTCGAGCAGCGCAAATGGAGGCAAAGTTGAGATTAAAGCAGAGGAACAATGGTGGAAACATGTTGAATGGGAGGATGATTCTACTAAAACTACCTTTCTACCGTGCTTTGTGCATTCTCGCTCCCTTTGGTAA